gcccatacataaataaaaagtaaaaacatatcaacagaataataaataagttatttaaattagaagttGCAATAACCTCAAAAATTGGAAGGCCCCTCTTTTCTTCTGGCCTGATCAACACCTCGACGTCTTGCAGTTTCAACCAGCCCCAATGCAGTAGAATGATTGTTGGTATTGAGACGATTGCCACaatatttcgatttaaaaattcacggaATCTTCCTACTTGACTCATTTTTGCAAACTAAAACAAAGTCGCAGATGATTTTGTAAGTGGGCGAAAAATTTTGTAGATCCAGTGCTGGATCAACTTGGTTTTGTTTTGATCTATCATCTGAACGGTAACAATGCTGCCAACATACGTTTAGTTAAAAATCATAACGTTTGCCATACATAACTACTGTAAGCATATTTGCAAAGAAAGTTggtttaaaagatttaaaacaattaattttagaatcacaaacataatttcaaagaaaaatcattcaatcCAATATTGAACTTTACTGTACTACGAGTTAAACTGAAATGTTGGCTTCACTGGGAATTTCCTTTCTCTTTGCtccaattgcaaaaaatgttcgCAGCGTTTGCGACTTTCCCCGCAAGGGGTCTCTGAAGTCTGAACCCTGAATAGAATTTGTGTTGTCGCAAAATTGTTGACTTGTGTTAAGatgttatattaaatttgccaaaGCAATTAGgaataaatagtaaaatgtGGCCAAGGAAAGCAGTGGTGCTTAGCGCGTTActttgcgcaatttttctgtcggtaagttaattttcttttgaactACATAGCGTTTTCTGTTTTGACATGCCGCACTGCAACCTGTCTCTTGGGCGCTGCAGCCGGTGCATTGACCTTCCGCACGCACATATGGATGAAGTTAAAGGGCggaattgtaatatttttaaatgaatcatCAGGTGGAATTGGCCAACGCCAAACAAGGAGGTCCCACCGACAAGAAAGGGCCGCTGGAAGAGATCACAGATGCTAAAGAGTTCAAAAAGCTGTTGAGAACGAAAAACAACGTGCTGGTGCTCTTTGTCAGCACGACCAAGAGGACCTACTTTACCGTTAAAATGTTCAAAGAGGCCGCCGAGGCTGTGAAAGGACAGGGAACCCTTGCCTTCGTAGACTGCTATGGgtgtgttttgcaaatatatttaagttggaagaaatataatttgagcaaatttcaGTGAAAACGGCAAGAAAATGTGCAAGAAACTGAAGGTTAAACCTGATCCGCAAATCCTGCGCCACTACAAGGACGGCGAGTTCAACCGTGACTACGACCGCCAGCTGAGTGTCACGTCCATTGTCAATTTCATGCGGGATCCCACTGGTGACGTGCCCTGGGAGGAGGATGCTGACTCTGCTGATGTCATGCACATTCCTGATATCTCGgtataactttaatttaatgtattgtcttgattaataaaattttacttatttaggCACTGAATAAGGCCATCAAGAAGGAGGCGAAGCCTCTCATGGTCATGTTCTACGCTCCCTGGTGCGGATTCTGCAAAACCTTGAAGCCTGAGTATGCTGAGGCGGCTAAAGAACTGAGAGGACAGGCTGTGATGGCGGCCATCGATGTGAACAGGCCTGAAAACTCTGCCATCAGGCAGCTGTTCAACATCACTGGCTTCCCTACGCTTCTctattttgagtaaaattatCAGTGATGCAtagaaattgtttaattcGGTTTTTTTCATGACAGGAATGGTGCCATGAAGTACACTTATGAAGGAGACAACAAGCGAGATGCATTGATTAGCTTTATGAAAGACCCGCAAAAGCAGCCTGAGAAGGTCGTTGAGAAGCACTGGTCCGACTCCCCCAGCGAAGTTCTCCACTTGACTAAGGACACTTTTGAGGATGCAATTAAAGTAACATAATTATATACTGATTTATAAGGacttatttaaactaaatttttttaggagCATTCATCTCTGCTTGTCATGTTCTACGCCCCTTGGTGTGGGCACTGCAAAAAGATGAAACCGGAATACGAACAAGCTGCGGAAAAATTGAAGAGTGATAAGgtatttgtaatatttattctttgttaTTAATCCGTCTCGCaataattagaataattaaaaaaatgactaatttgcacaaaaattaccgtgagaaaaaatttaataaattctttatTGGTTCCAGACTATCTAAATAAATAGTAACTGAacctgaattatttaataactttCGTTGATTCCTCTTCATGCTTAGGTTGCTGGTCGGCTGGCTGCCGTGGACGCCACTAGGGAAGGTCCCCTGGCGTCGCAGTTCAACGTTCGTGGCTACCCAAGCATCAAGTACTTCAAGGATGGCCAGCTTGCTTTCGACGCCAACGTCCGTGAGGCCGACAAGATCATCGAGTTCATGAAGGACCCCAAAGAGCCGCCACCACCTCCTGCTCCTGAAAAGGCCTGGAGCGAGGAAACATCCGAAGTCGCCCACCTGACTGATGAGACCTTCAAGCCGTTtctgaagaagaagaaacatGTGCTTGTCATGTTCTATGCTCCTTGTAAGTTCTAAACAGGAATTAAGAGAAATTTTATCTGAAGAGTGAATGATTCAGGGTGTGGTCACTGCAAGAAGGCCAAGCCGGAGTTCAACACTGCCGCAGAGAAGTTCAAAGAGGACCCAAAGGTTGAGTTTGCTGCTGTTGACTGCACGGCTCAGCAAAGCGTGTGTTCCGCGTATGACGTCAAAGGCTATCCCACAATCAAGTACTTCAGCTACCTCAATAAGGAAAAGTTTGACTACGCTGGAGGCAGGACGGTAAGACACGCttgatgtttattttcattattacttttttcttttggtaTGGATTCTAAAGAATTCATccaattttgaatgaatttaaatggggaaataattttaaaaggtgGGAAAAGAGTAATCTTGGAAAAGTGgtaaaattttcctgaaagaaaacaaaaatatttgtcataaAAATCAACTGCATCCCTCAAATTTGCATTAACCTCTGCTTACCACAACATAGCGACAAATTGTCTCTTCCTTTCTAATTTGTTATATTGGGTATTTATCAGGCCGATGACTTCATCAGCTTCATGAACAACCCCCAAAGCGCCCCACCTCCGCCGCCACCTCCATCTCCTCACAGCGAATGGGGGCACCTGCCTGGTGCCGAGCATCTGTTACATTTGACTGAGAGCAACTTTACCTCCATTGACAGCAAGGACAACGTCCTGGTCATGTTCTACGCTCCTTGTAAGtctatttttatcattaactGTTCAATTTACCAATGGCGCCATTGTATataaatatactttttaaaaaagtcctACTACGGTTTATGAATGCATTCTGCATGGtaaattgtatatattttgatgtgccttaataataaaaaaatagttttgtcaGTGTCCATCGccgtaagaaaaaatttctgaCGTTTACACAAAGATTGGCAAGACTGATTATTTGTGTTCAGAGCTGAACTTGTAACGTACAATTTTTCGGTGGCATTTGGAGAAGAAATACTAAAATATTAACGGTCTAGAAAAACAGGACATACCGTGCtttttttttgggaaaaactAACAGTAGGAAAAACCAGACGGACAATTCCTCATATTTCAAAGggatgtttttttaagaaagtcttatttttatgttttcaggGTGCGGGCACTGTAAGGCAATGAAGGGCGACTACGCCGTGGCGGCGGAGAAGGTGCAACAGGAGAGCAAGAACTCGTGGCTGGCGACGGTCGACGCGACGGCGCAGCAGGGCCTACAGCGTAAATTCAACATCCGTGGCTTCCCGACGCTGAAGCTGTTTAAGAGGGGCCGCGAGGTGAAGGACTACGACCAGGGCAGGGGCACCGCCGACCTGGTCGCCTTCATGAAGACCGCGGCCAGTGCCAAGGACGAACTGTAAGGCTGCGACAATTTGCACAACTcactttataaattaataaattaaatatagtaataattattgttgacGAAGACCGGGCGTGTTGTCTGCGAGTGCTCTTACAACGAATGCATGAACGGAAAAGCTAATCAAAActattccatttttaacaaGAGATTTTTTACAGCATTTTTCTCTGGAATGATAAAAGTAATAATCGTAAGAGCTTAAATACATCTATCTGGACCGTGAATTTTGCAATCTCTCATCTTTTTACACGATGTTGCATATTGTATTGCAAGTATTTTTTCGCCATTCCGTCACAATCTCTCAGTGATGAAGAATTTAAgattaatgttaattttcgtGGTGACTGTGGAGGGGTATTCCCAATTTTGTTATGTAAAATCTTCTCCTGTCAATCGCCACTCTTTCCtaatctcaaattttatcaagaCTTCCacttgctaattttttttaattctatttcaAAGTGGTGGTCTTAGTGTACTTCTACAATGGAAGATTTATTGTACACTCTGAATATTCCAACAAGTAAGTTGATTTTCAGAGTTTctttaatgattaaattcgTTGATTACGCATTTACTTGTTCAGatgtattttataataaaaaattcaagttatGGTTTTTTAAAGAGCACGAATTTCATTCCAGTACatgacataattttttaatcagtttctAACCATAGAGATGACTATGACATATTGTTTGGGACTGATTAcgtttaaattgaatcaaaaccccaaatttattgttgataaTGCTTTGTGTTTTTTATCATTAGTTTTTGCAGACATCATTATTTTCACCTATTTTATCTGCTAAGTTTCAATCCAAAAATACTGAGTGACCCTTTAATATCTTCCAAACCAAAAGAAATTctgcaaatatgaaaatgtcGAGGAACTGCGTTAAATGtgatctttaaaaattgggcCAAAAGTGTAGGtcaacagataaaaaattaaaccgtctcattttttttaaatatgtgtaGCTGATAAGCTCAAAACAAGCtgtacagtaaaaaaattatttttattttgctgtgcTAGGGTTAATTCCAAAGGGGAAAAAATGACATaaagaattttgcaatttaaaaatcttatcaGGGCAAAAAGGTGTGGCAGAAAAAACACGCCTGCGGGATTGTTAAAAAACTTCGGGAAATAGTTAAGAAttgtagttaattttttaactttttcgtCTCAGTAAAAACTGCCACtaactataaaaataaataaatatccactttatttaagttgctgcattttttaattacttttttgctgcaaaaacttacaaaaacaCTTCTGAAAGATTCcattatttaaactatttgCAAACTCCAAACTTGGCTCCCGttaagattttgtttttattttcaatttttttagagtgATCTAGATGAGTTCAGTCtcagatcaaataaaattaactcttgGTATTATGTATCTAACAGTGAATCCGTCccaacaaacattttttatttaatgaggTAACAGTGCCGTGTATTGCGATTTTCCTAGTTATAAAAAACCTGGCAGCGCTTCAAATGCGCGAAATCGGACCACAAGACCTGTGCGAAGCGAAGCTGTTAGCGAAATAAATGGGTTTAGTGGGGCCGACGCAGAGCTGCCAATGGCAACAGCTGCCGCAGAGGCCAGCCAGAAGGCGCGCATGCTGAGATCTCGCACTGACGCGACCGCCAGCCAGAGTCAGTGGGGTCGTGCCCGCGGAGTGATTCGCAAGGAAAAGGAAAGGGCGAGGCGTGCGAGAAAAGCAGCAACTCATTCAACGCAAGAGACAACAACTACCAGGGTCGGCAGCAATAATGTCGGCGTCAGACGAGGAAATTCATGACGAGTGAGtttcgaaaaataattgatttcgtTGGTTTCtgggagagaaaaaaatcaatagtgCTCCTTTGACCAAgtctggtttatttttattttgaattcttggaaaggaaattaaaacaattccaATTTCGTTGCGTAGGTTGTTTGGGCATGTTATGCCCAAATTTGTAATAAACGCTCGGGGAAAATCCCGTTTTTACCGTTTCATTGTCTTGTTCTTCAGCGgctcttttgttatttttagcaGTAAAAAATACAGGGGTCCTTCGTGGACGAACATTTTACGGAAACGCGAGTGACGCTGCACTTGAATTTGCACTCTTTCTTATCTTATCAGTTAAGACTGGGCCTAAGCAACTTTGTCGTCGGAAAATAACTTCCTTTTGCttgatctttttttttaatttgcttgcaAAAATACTCTCTATTTAAGCGTCGCACAAAAGCAAATTGGCGAATACACAAACGGACCAAAGGGCTTGGTAAACAGCCTCTCGGCTCTTTGTCAATATGATGAGCCGTGTTGCATTAGGCGAGAAAGAAGTACAAGCAGCACAAGTGGGGCGCAGGAGGCGCATTTATCGATTTCGGTCAGGAGGCAGGcgggtgctgctgctgcctgcctctgtgATGTGTGTCCGCCAGGCCGAATCGATAAGAGCCGCGCCACCCGCACACCAAACCGCCCCGCGGAGACTGCACTCAACCCAATTTCAAGCCCGGATTTCGTCCGGCCTCTTCAATCCACGACACGATTACTATATTCAACCCTATACtcacaagaaaattataataaataatagaaatttatttttattcattgaagATTGTCAAGTGCTTTATTTCCGTGAGATTGATGTACGCAAAAGGGCAATTGAACAAATTTGGATTGATCATGGCTTTAGTGAAAGACGATATAATGCTTGTAATATTTAACTCTacgaagttaaaaaataaaaatagaaaagagttgcagtaaattttcatattttgccaattttcacTTGATTAGGTATTTTCCTAAAGTGACAGGTTTTCAAGTAGCGAGACGCAGCGttcgcctttttaaaaatagcaaaaaatatttactgttgGCTGTAAATCAATCCTCAACAATTTCTCGATTTCTTTCCATATTCTCAATTTTCGTacgatattttttgctctacaCCAGCTTCTCCGGCGGGCcccttttgttttaatttccatttcgtGCTTTTGTTTTGTCTGTGCGCGCTGTCCGTTCTGCGTTGTTATCGGCTTCGTCGCGTGTGTCTGTGTCCAGTGTCGCAACAGATCGACCTTCTATATTATTATGTACATGAATGTTCACACACCATAAACACTGGGGCTAAATTCAATTGCGTGATAGTTGTGTCACTTGTTAAATTGTTTCACTAAAGATAGCGCGAACAATTATATGATTTTATCTGCTCTTATTGTTAGGAACTATTAAAACAGTCAGCACTTTTGGAGTTGGAATTGTATACTTTAATTGCGTATATCTTCGGTACAACGAATGCTTGCAAACATGTAAAAAACACAATCAATCAAATAGTAGATGtatcattatatttaaaatgaagaaattcattcatgttg
The nucleotide sequence above comes from Cloeon dipterum chromosome X, ieCloDipt1.1, whole genome shotgun sequence. Encoded proteins:
- the LOC135945741 gene encoding protein disulfide-isomerase A5 → MWPRKAVVLSALLCAIFLSVELANAKQGGPTDKKGPLEEITDAKEFKKLLRTKNNVLVLFVSTTKRTYFTVKMFKEAAEAVKGQGTLAFVDCYGENGKKMCKKLKVKPDPQILRHYKDGEFNRDYDRQLSVTSIVNFMRDPTGDVPWEEDADSADVMHIPDISALNKAIKKEAKPLMVMFYAPWCGFCKTLKPEYAEAAKELRGQAVMAAIDVNRPENSAIRQLFNITGFPTLLYFENGAMKYTYEGDNKRDALISFMKDPQKQPEKVVEKHWSDSPSEVLHLTKDTFEDAIKEHSSLLVMFYAPWCGHCKKMKPEYEQAAEKLKSDKVAGRLAAVDATREGPLASQFNVRGYPSIKYFKDGQLAFDANVREADKIIEFMKDPKEPPPPPAPEKAWSEETSEVAHLTDETFKPFLKKKKHVLVMFYAPWCGHCKKAKPEFNTAAEKFKEDPKVEFAAVDCTAQQSVCSAYDVKGYPTIKYFSYLNKEKFDYAGGRTADDFISFMNNPQSAPPPPPPPSPHSEWGHLPGAEHLLHLTESNFTSIDSKDNVLVMFYAPWCGHCKAMKGDYAVAAEKVQQESKNSWLATVDATAQQGLQRKFNIRGFPTLKLFKRGREVKDYDQGRGTADLVAFMKTAASAKDEL